The Streptomyces sp. CC0208 genome window below encodes:
- a CDS encoding ABC transporter permease, producing MADTQAPPVKQARVPEARAARTVLLRRARELALVPALLLLMVLGAFVNDSFLTERNLISILGASAALAMVVLAESLVLITGKFDLSLESVVGIAPAVGALLVLPAAQSGWGTELPAALALPAVLVVGAVVGAFNGVLVVRFKLNAFIVTLAMLIVLRGLLVGATKGKTLFGMPDSFYSLATTTFLNIPMSVWLAAVAFAVTGFVLKYHRVGRSLYAIGGNADAARAAGIRVERVMLGVFVVAGVLASVGGIMQTGYVGAISANQGQNMIFTVFAAAVIGGISLDGGKGTMFGALTGVLLLGVVQNLLTLAQVPSFWIQAIYGGIILVALMIARVTTGRAQD from the coding sequence ATGGCTGACACCCAGGCTCCGCCCGTGAAGCAGGCGCGGGTGCCCGAGGCGCGGGCGGCCCGGACGGTCCTGCTGCGCCGCGCCCGCGAACTCGCCCTCGTCCCTGCCCTGTTGCTGCTCATGGTGCTTGGCGCGTTCGTCAACGACTCGTTCCTCACCGAGCGCAACCTGATCTCCATCCTCGGCGCCTCGGCCGCCCTCGCGATGGTGGTGCTGGCCGAGTCGCTCGTCCTGATCACCGGCAAGTTCGACCTCTCCCTGGAGTCGGTCGTCGGCATCGCGCCCGCCGTGGGAGCCCTCCTTGTCCTGCCCGCCGCCCAGTCCGGCTGGGGCACCGAACTCCCGGCCGCGCTCGCCCTGCCGGCGGTCCTCGTGGTCGGCGCGGTGGTCGGTGCCTTCAACGGCGTCCTGGTCGTGAGGTTCAAGCTCAACGCGTTCATCGTGACGCTCGCGATGCTGATCGTGCTGCGCGGACTGCTCGTCGGCGCCACCAAGGGCAAGACCCTCTTCGGTATGCCGGACAGCTTCTACTCCCTGGCCACCACGACCTTCCTGAACATCCCGATGTCCGTGTGGCTGGCCGCGGTCGCCTTCGCCGTCACCGGCTTCGTGCTCAAGTACCACCGCGTCGGCCGCTCCCTGTACGCCATCGGCGGCAACGCCGACGCGGCCCGCGCCGCCGGCATCCGCGTCGAACGCGTGATGCTCGGCGTGTTCGTCGTCGCCGGTGTCCTCGCCTCGGTCGGCGGCATCATGCAGACCGGATACGTCGGCGCGATCAGTGCCAACCAGGGCCAGAACATGATCTTCACGGTGTTCGCGGCGGCGGTCATCGGCGGCATCAGCCTCGACGGCGGCAAGGGCACCATGTTCGGCGCCCTGACCGGCGTCCTGCTGCTGGGCGTCGTACAGAACCTGCTGACGCTCGCCCAGGTGCCGTCCTTCTGGATCCAGGCCATCTACGGCGGAATCATCCTGGTCGCCCTCATGATCGCCCGTGTCACGACGGGGCGGGCGCAGGACTGA
- a CDS encoding aldo/keto reductase: MKNTLGSSGVRVSELAFGGAVIGNLFTEVTDEQAHEAVTAAWQSGIRYFDTAPHYGLGLSERRLGEALRERPRTEYTLSTKVGRRLEPSADGGDDLANGFAVPATRRRVWDFSADGVRRTLEASLERLGLDRVDVVYLHDPDDHAEEAFREGYPALEKLRSEGVVGAIGAGMNQAGMLTRFVRETDVDVVLCAGRYTLLDQSALTELLPAAVERGVSVVVGGAFNSGLLADPRPGATYNYAQAPGDLLDRALRMREVAERHAISLRAAALAFCAAHPAVASVLVGARSAAEVRDAAEQFATPVPPAFWQELRDTGLLTTEEPS, translated from the coding sequence GTGAAGAACACCCTCGGCAGCAGCGGCGTCCGGGTCAGCGAACTGGCCTTCGGCGGCGCCGTCATCGGCAACCTCTTCACGGAGGTGACCGACGAGCAGGCCCACGAGGCGGTCACCGCCGCCTGGCAGAGCGGCATCCGCTACTTCGACACCGCCCCCCACTACGGCCTCGGGCTGTCGGAACGCCGGCTGGGCGAGGCCCTTCGGGAGCGTCCTCGCACCGAGTACACGCTCTCCACGAAGGTGGGCCGTCGCCTGGAGCCGTCCGCGGACGGTGGCGACGACCTCGCCAACGGCTTTGCGGTCCCCGCCACCCGGCGCCGCGTCTGGGACTTCAGCGCGGACGGAGTACGACGCACCCTCGAAGCCAGCCTCGAACGACTCGGTCTCGACCGCGTGGACGTCGTCTACCTGCACGACCCCGACGACCACGCCGAAGAGGCCTTCCGCGAGGGGTATCCGGCCCTGGAGAAGCTCCGCTCGGAGGGGGTCGTCGGGGCGATCGGCGCCGGCATGAACCAGGCCGGGATGCTCACCCGCTTCGTCCGCGAGACCGACGTCGACGTGGTGCTGTGCGCCGGGCGCTACACCCTGCTCGACCAGAGCGCGCTCACCGAACTGCTGCCCGCCGCGGTGGAGCGGGGGGTGTCGGTGGTCGTCGGCGGCGCCTTCAACTCCGGCCTGCTGGCGGACCCGAGGCCGGGAGCGACGTACAACTACGCCCAGGCTCCAGGGGATTTGCTGGACCGAGCCCTGCGCATGCGGGAGGTGGCCGAGCGGCACGCCATCAGCCTGCGGGCCGCCGCCCTCGCCTTCTGTGCCGCCCACCCGGCCGTCGCGAGCGTCCTGGTGGGCGCCCGCTCGGCGGCCGAAGTCCGGGACGCCGCCGAGCAGTTCGCGACGCCGGTGCCCCCTGCCTTCTGGCAGGAACTGCGCGACACCGGCCTCCTGACCACCGAGGAGCCGTCATGA
- a CDS encoding sugar ABC transporter substrate-binding protein, which translates to MPGRTVGKRNRIRIIGAVAAAASASLVLAACGSTKDTGSAGSAGGDGTGKVGVILPLLTSPFWQSYNDYVPKMAKSEGVEALKTVNSNSDPSQQITDINNELNQGVKGLVVAPLDSAAIEAGLDQAERKGVPVVAVDVAPDKGKVAMVVRANNVSYGEKACQYLGEQIPSGKVVQIMGDLASVNGRDRSEAFRACVKKNFPKLKVLEIPAKWESDTAASQLGTLLNANPDLKGIYMQAGGVYLAPTLQTLKSKGMLKKAGQAGHIRIVSNDGIPQEYDAIRKGEIDATVSQPADLYAKYGMYYIKAAMEGKTFKPGPTDHDSTIVKLSSGILEDQLPAPLVTKDNVDDPKLWGNTVK; encoded by the coding sequence ATGCCCGGCAGGACAGTGGGGAAGCGGAACAGGATTCGGATCATCGGCGCGGTCGCCGCGGCCGCGAGCGCCTCGCTCGTGCTCGCCGCGTGCGGCAGCACCAAGGACACCGGCAGCGCCGGAAGCGCGGGAGGCGACGGGACCGGCAAGGTGGGCGTCATCCTGCCGCTGCTGACCTCCCCCTTCTGGCAGTCGTACAACGACTACGTGCCCAAGATGGCCAAGTCCGAGGGGGTGGAGGCGCTGAAGACGGTCAACTCCAACAGCGACCCCTCCCAGCAGATCACCGACATCAACAACGAGCTCAACCAGGGCGTCAAGGGCCTGGTCGTCGCCCCGCTGGACAGCGCCGCCATCGAGGCCGGCCTCGACCAGGCCGAACGCAAGGGCGTCCCGGTCGTCGCCGTCGACGTGGCCCCCGACAAGGGCAAGGTCGCCATGGTCGTACGGGCCAACAACGTGTCGTACGGCGAGAAGGCCTGCCAGTACCTCGGGGAGCAGATCCCCTCCGGCAAGGTCGTGCAGATCATGGGCGACCTGGCCTCCGTCAACGGCCGCGACCGCTCCGAGGCCTTCCGGGCCTGCGTGAAGAAGAACTTCCCGAAGCTGAAGGTGCTGGAGATCCCCGCCAAGTGGGAGTCCGACACGGCCGCCTCGCAGCTGGGCACCCTCCTGAACGCCAACCCCGACCTCAAGGGCATCTACATGCAGGCCGGCGGCGTCTACCTCGCGCCGACCCTGCAGACCCTGAAGTCCAAGGGGATGCTGAAGAAGGCCGGGCAGGCGGGCCACATCAGGATCGTCTCCAACGACGGCATCCCGCAGGAGTACGACGCCATCCGCAAGGGCGAGATCGACGCCACCGTCTCCCAGCCCGCCGACCTGTACGCCAAGTACGGCATGTACTACATCAAGGCGGCGATGGAGGGGAAGACCTTCAAGCCCGGCCCGACGGACCACGACTCGACGATCGTCAAGCTGTCGAGCGGCATCCTGGAGGACCAGCTGCCCGCGCCCCTGGTCACCAAGGACAACGTCGACGACCCCAAGCTGTGGGGCAACACGGTCAAATGA
- a CDS encoding FadR/GntR family transcriptional regulator produces the protein MDETAPQKGTVPQRAIEQIKAMIGEGRLEPGQRLPTERDLAVQLGISRSSMREAIRALTVLGVLEARHGSGIYVTQLEAGDLLETFGVVADLSRGPQLVELLEVRRILESTATALAAARITPDQLAEVEKHLTAMNATDDPEVILAHDLAFHREIAGAAGNDTMAAILEGLSSRTFRARVWRGYQEEGAFERTRREHAAIHRALVAHDPEAARAAAAAHVGEVEEWLRAQLGA, from the coding sequence GTGGATGAGACAGCCCCGCAGAAGGGCACCGTGCCGCAGCGCGCCATCGAGCAGATCAAGGCGATGATCGGCGAGGGCCGGCTGGAGCCGGGCCAGCGGCTGCCGACCGAGCGTGATCTGGCGGTGCAGCTGGGCATCTCCCGCAGTTCGATGCGGGAGGCGATCCGCGCGCTGACGGTCCTGGGCGTGCTGGAGGCGCGGCACGGCTCGGGCATCTACGTCACGCAGCTGGAGGCCGGCGATCTGCTGGAGACCTTCGGCGTGGTCGCCGACCTGTCACGGGGCCCGCAACTGGTGGAGCTCCTGGAGGTGCGCCGCATCCTGGAGTCGACGGCGACCGCGCTGGCCGCCGCCCGCATCACCCCGGACCAGCTGGCCGAGGTGGAGAAACACCTCACGGCGATGAACGCCACCGACGACCCCGAGGTGATCCTCGCCCACGACCTGGCCTTCCACCGTGAGATCGCGGGGGCCGCCGGCAACGACACGATGGCGGCGATCCTGGAGGGCCTGTCCTCGCGCACCTTCCGGGCCCGGGTCTGGCGCGGCTACCAGGAGGAGGGCGCCTTCGAGCGCACCCGGCGCGAGCACGCGGCGATCCACCGGGCCCTGGTCGCGCACGACCCGGAGGCGGCCCGAGCGGCGGCCGCCGCGCATGTGGGCGAGGTGGAGGAGTGGCTGCGGGCGCAGCTCGGGGCGTGA
- a CDS encoding SDR family oxidoreductase, with the protein MSDFEGLRALVTGGASGIGRATAELLAARGARVAVLDLDPSSVDKPLLAYRADIRDDASVRAAVAAAAADLGGLDVLVNNAGIGAQGTVADNDDEEWHRVLDVNVVGMVRVTRAALPHLRASAHAAIVNTSSIGATAGLPQRALYCASKGAVYSLTLAMAADHVREGIRVNCVNPGTADTPWIGRLLEKAPDPAAERAALEARQPTGRLVSADEVAGAIAYLASPLSGATTGTSLAVDGGMQGLRLRPVGQ; encoded by the coding sequence ATGAGCGACTTCGAGGGCCTGAGGGCACTGGTGACCGGCGGTGCCTCCGGTATCGGCCGGGCCACCGCGGAACTCCTCGCCGCACGCGGCGCCCGGGTCGCCGTGCTCGACCTGGACCCGTCCTCGGTGGACAAGCCCCTGCTCGCCTACCGCGCCGACATCCGTGACGACGCCTCGGTGCGTGCGGCCGTCGCCGCGGCCGCCGCCGACCTCGGCGGGCTGGACGTGCTGGTCAACAACGCCGGCATCGGCGCCCAGGGCACCGTCGCGGACAACGACGACGAGGAATGGCACCGCGTCCTCGACGTCAATGTCGTCGGCATGGTCCGGGTGACCCGCGCCGCCCTGCCCCACCTGCGCGCGTCCGCGCACGCGGCGATCGTGAACACCTCCTCGATCGGGGCCACCGCCGGACTTCCGCAGCGGGCGCTGTACTGCGCGAGCAAGGGGGCGGTGTACTCCCTGACCCTCGCCATGGCCGCCGATCACGTCCGCGAGGGCATCCGCGTGAACTGCGTCAACCCCGGCACCGCGGACACTCCGTGGATCGGCCGACTCCTCGAGAAGGCCCCCGACCCGGCCGCCGAACGTGCCGCCCTGGAGGCCCGCCAGCCCACCGGCCGCCTCGTGTCGGCCGACGAGGTCGCGGGCGCCATCGCCTACCTGGCGAGCCCGCTCTCCGGCGCCACCACCGGCACCTCCCTCGCCGTCGACGGCGGCATGCAGGGCCTGCGCCTGAGGCCGGTGGGTCAGTGA
- a CDS encoding sugar ABC transporter ATP-binding protein, whose protein sequence is MSTPLVEAQGIVKRYGPTTALADGRLTVLPGESHALVGRNGAGKSTLVTVLTGLQAPDEGTVRFDGEPAPPLTDRDAWRGKVACVYQKPTVVPELTVAENLFINRQPLKRGFISWRRLQKEAAELLDTWDVSVDPEARTADLKVEDRQMVEIARALSFGARFIVLDEPTAQLDKREIERLFSRMRSLQDSGVTFLFISHHLQEVYEVCQTVTVLRDARWITTAPVADMPRAALIEAMAGETVAEQAVQLREVGDTAPVLLDARGLTSDAYEDVDLTVRRGEVVGLAGISGSGKIELAETFTGLHTPTSGTARLDGRPLPFGDVQASLKAGVGFVPRDRHAQGLVFGMTIGDNATLSVLDRLGRHGFVGTDRKRGFATELIDRLDIHTEGPDQPVSDLSGGNAQKVVMARALASDPRLLVLINPTAGVDVKSKESLLSRVDTAREDGTAVLVVSDELDDLRRCDRVLVLFHGRVVAEHPAGWRDHELIASIEGVDHHG, encoded by the coding sequence ATGAGCACCCCACTGGTTGAAGCCCAGGGGATCGTCAAGCGGTACGGTCCCACGACCGCCCTCGCCGACGGCCGCCTCACCGTCCTGCCCGGTGAGTCGCACGCGCTCGTCGGGCGCAACGGCGCGGGCAAGTCCACCCTCGTCACCGTTCTCACCGGCCTCCAGGCCCCCGACGAGGGCACCGTCCGCTTCGACGGCGAGCCGGCGCCCCCGCTCACCGACCGGGACGCCTGGCGCGGCAAGGTCGCCTGCGTCTACCAGAAGCCCACCGTCGTACCCGAGTTGACGGTCGCCGAGAACCTCTTCATCAACCGGCAGCCCTTGAAACGGGGCTTCATCAGCTGGCGCAGGCTGCAGAAGGAGGCCGCCGAACTCCTCGACACCTGGGACGTGAGCGTCGACCCGGAGGCGCGCACCGCCGACCTCAAGGTCGAGGACCGCCAAATGGTGGAGATCGCAAGGGCGTTGAGCTTCGGCGCCCGCTTCATCGTCCTCGACGAACCGACCGCTCAGCTCGACAAGCGAGAGATCGAGCGGCTCTTCAGCAGGATGCGCTCGCTCCAGGACTCCGGTGTCACCTTCCTGTTCATCTCGCACCACCTCCAGGAGGTGTACGAGGTGTGCCAGACGGTGACAGTCCTCAGGGACGCCCGCTGGATCACCACGGCCCCGGTCGCCGACATGCCCCGGGCCGCCCTGATCGAGGCCATGGCCGGCGAGACCGTCGCCGAACAGGCCGTACAGCTCAGGGAGGTCGGGGACACCGCGCCCGTCCTCCTCGACGCCCGCGGCCTCACCTCCGACGCCTACGAGGACGTCGACCTCACCGTGCGCCGCGGTGAGGTCGTCGGACTCGCCGGCATCAGCGGCAGCGGCAAGATCGAGCTCGCCGAGACGTTCACGGGACTGCACACCCCGACGAGCGGCACGGCCCGGCTCGACGGCAGGCCCCTGCCGTTCGGCGACGTACAGGCCAGTCTCAAGGCGGGCGTCGGCTTCGTGCCGCGCGACCGGCATGCCCAGGGCCTGGTCTTCGGCATGACCATCGGCGACAACGCCACCCTCAGCGTCCTGGACCGGCTCGGCCGCCACGGATTCGTCGGCACCGACCGCAAACGCGGCTTCGCCACCGAGCTGATCGACCGCCTCGACATCCACACCGAGGGCCCCGACCAGCCCGTCTCCGACCTCTCCGGAGGCAACGCGCAGAAGGTCGTGATGGCCCGCGCGCTCGCCTCCGACCCCCGCCTGCTGGTCCTCATCAACCCCACCGCGGGCGTCGACGTGAAGTCCAAGGAGTCCCTGCTCTCCCGCGTGGACACCGCCCGCGAGGACGGCACCGCGGTCCTCGTCGTCTCCGACGAACTCGACGACCTGCGCCGCTGCGACCGCGTCCTCGTCCTCTTCCACGGCCGCGTGGTCGCCGAGCACCCGGCCGGCTGGCGCGACCACGAGCTGATCGCCTCCATCGAAGGAGTGGACCACCATGGCTGA
- a CDS encoding L-rhamnose mutarotase: MRVALHTKVRADRVDEYEAAHREVPAELTDAIRAAGATSWTIWRSGTDLFHVLECEDYGRLLAALEKLPVNISWQARMAELLDVVHDYSGEGADAGLPVVWELP; this comes from the coding sequence ATGAGAGTGGCCCTGCACACCAAGGTCCGCGCGGACCGCGTCGACGAGTACGAGGCCGCCCACCGCGAGGTGCCCGCCGAACTCACCGACGCGATCCGCGCCGCCGGGGCCACCTCCTGGACGATCTGGCGCAGCGGCACCGACCTCTTCCACGTCCTGGAGTGCGAGGACTACGGCCGTCTCCTCGCCGCATTGGAGAAGCTCCCGGTGAACATCTCCTGGCAGGCGCGCATGGCCGAACTCCTCGACGTGGTGCACGACTACTCCGGCGAGGGCGCCGACGCCGGCCTGCCCGTCGTGTGGGAGCTGCCGTGA
- a CDS encoding L-fuconate dehydratase, producing the protein MSSTPARVTAVDTYDIRFPTSRELDGSDAMNPDPDYSAAYVVLRTDAADGYEGHGFTFTIGRGNEVQVAAIEALRGHVVGRSVDELCADPGTLNRDLIGDSQLRWLGPEKGVMHMAIGAVVNAVWDLAAKRADKPLWRLLAEADPEWLVAQIDFRYLTDALTPEEALDILRRGREGADERVAQLLATGYPAYTTSAGWLGYDDEKLTRLAVAAVADGFRQIKLKVGADLADDIRRCRVARQVVGPGIRMAIDANQRWGVDEAIRWTKALAEFDPYWIEEPTSPDDILGHAAIRTAVAPVKVATGEHVQNRVVFKQLLQAGALDVVQIDAARVGGVNENLAILLLAAKFGVPVCPHAGGVGLCELVQHLSMFDYVAVTGTTENRVIEYVDHLHDHFLDPVVIREGHYQAPTGPGFSAAMRPESIARYTFPDGAFWAEDLADDTRKKGQAA; encoded by the coding sequence GTGTCCTCGACCCCCGCCCGTGTCACCGCGGTAGACACCTACGACATCCGCTTCCCCACCTCGCGCGAGCTCGACGGCTCCGACGCGATGAACCCGGACCCCGACTACTCGGCGGCCTACGTGGTGCTGCGCACGGACGCGGCCGACGGGTACGAGGGGCACGGTTTCACCTTCACCATCGGGCGGGGCAACGAGGTCCAGGTCGCCGCGATCGAGGCGCTGCGCGGGCATGTGGTGGGACGGTCCGTGGACGAACTGTGCGCGGACCCTGGGACGTTGAACCGCGACCTGATCGGCGACAGCCAGCTGCGCTGGCTCGGCCCCGAGAAGGGCGTGATGCACATGGCGATCGGCGCGGTCGTGAACGCCGTGTGGGACCTGGCCGCCAAACGCGCGGACAAGCCGCTGTGGCGGCTGCTCGCCGAGGCAGACCCCGAGTGGCTGGTCGCGCAGATCGACTTCCGTTACCTCACGGACGCGCTCACCCCCGAGGAGGCGCTGGACATCCTGCGCCGGGGACGGGAGGGGGCCGACGAGCGGGTCGCGCAGCTCCTCGCGACCGGCTACCCGGCGTACACCACCTCCGCCGGCTGGCTCGGCTACGACGACGAGAAGCTCACCCGGCTCGCCGTCGCGGCCGTCGCCGACGGCTTCCGGCAGATCAAGCTCAAGGTCGGCGCCGATCTGGCGGACGACATACGGCGCTGCCGCGTCGCCCGCCAGGTCGTCGGCCCCGGCATCCGTATGGCGATCGACGCCAACCAGCGCTGGGGCGTAGACGAGGCCATCCGCTGGACCAAGGCGCTCGCCGAGTTCGACCCGTACTGGATCGAGGAGCCCACCAGCCCCGACGACATCCTCGGCCACGCGGCGATCCGCACGGCGGTCGCCCCGGTGAAGGTGGCCACCGGTGAGCACGTCCAGAACCGGGTCGTCTTCAAGCAACTGCTCCAGGCGGGTGCACTCGACGTCGTGCAGATCGACGCGGCCCGCGTCGGCGGCGTCAACGAGAACCTCGCCATCCTCCTGCTCGCCGCCAAGTTCGGCGTGCCGGTCTGCCCGCACGCGGGTGGGGTCGGCCTGTGCGAACTCGTCCAGCACCTCTCGATGTTCGACTATGTGGCCGTCACCGGCACGACCGAGAACCGGGTCATCGAGTACGTCGACCATCTGCACGACCACTTCCTCGATCCCGTGGTGATCCGGGAAGGCCACTACCAGGCACCCACCGGGCCGGGCTTCTCGGCCGCCATGCGCCCGGAGTCCATCGCGCGGTACACGTTCCCGGACGGCGCCTTCTGGGCAGAAGACCTCGCCGACGACACACGGAAGAAGGGGCAGGCGGCATGA
- a CDS encoding lipase maturation factor family protein, translating to MDWFTAPDYWLSRLVFQRALAGLYFVAFLAAALQFRALLGERGMLPVPRFVARVPFRRAPSLFHLHYSDRFFALCAGTGCAVAAALAAGLDSRLPLWGGMLLWLVPWLLYLSIVNVGQTWYGFGWESLLLEVGFLAVFLGNDEVAPPVVVLFLLRWVLFRVEFGAGLIKMRGDACWRKLTCLDHHHETQPMPGPLSWFFHHLPRPVHRVEAAANHVTQLVVPFLLFTPQPIATAAASLMIVTQLWLVLSGNFAWLNWITIVLAASALELPGDAPGLPTTPLWYEVTVLAVAALLLALSYHPVRNMISRSQIMNRSFDPLHLVNTYGAFGSVSRIRYEVVVEGTSDDVPRRDSEWREYEFKGKPGDPRRWPRLFAPYHLRLDWMMWFAALSPAYAGAWFGTMVERLLENDPATLRLLRRSPFPADSPPRFVRARLFRYQYTTWRELRATGACWERTYVREYLPPTRLTGTVQRP from the coding sequence GTGGACTGGTTCACCGCACCCGACTACTGGCTGAGCCGGCTGGTCTTCCAGCGGGCTCTGGCGGGGCTGTACTTCGTCGCGTTCCTGGCGGCGGCCCTGCAGTTCCGGGCGCTGCTCGGCGAGCGGGGGATGCTGCCGGTCCCGCGTTTCGTGGCACGGGTGCCCTTCCGGCGGGCGCCGAGCCTCTTCCACCTCCACTACTCGGACCGGTTCTTCGCCCTGTGCGCGGGGACGGGCTGCGCGGTGGCGGCGGCGCTGGCGGCGGGCCTCGACTCCCGGCTGCCGCTGTGGGGCGGGATGCTGCTGTGGCTGGTGCCGTGGCTGCTGTACCTGTCGATCGTCAACGTGGGCCAGACCTGGTACGGCTTCGGCTGGGAGTCCCTGCTGCTGGAGGTCGGCTTCCTCGCGGTGTTCCTCGGCAACGACGAAGTGGCCCCGCCGGTCGTGGTGTTGTTCCTGCTGCGCTGGGTCCTGTTCCGGGTCGAGTTCGGCGCGGGGCTCATCAAGATGCGTGGCGACGCCTGCTGGCGCAAGCTCACCTGCCTGGACCACCACCACGAGACCCAGCCGATGCCGGGTCCGCTGAGCTGGTTCTTCCACCATCTGCCGCGGCCTGTGCACCGGGTGGAGGCGGCCGCCAACCACGTCACCCAACTCGTGGTGCCCTTCCTCCTGTTCACCCCGCAGCCGATCGCCACGGCCGCCGCGTCCCTGATGATCGTGACCCAGCTGTGGCTGGTGCTCTCCGGCAACTTCGCCTGGCTGAACTGGATCACCATCGTGCTGGCGGCGTCGGCGCTGGAACTCCCGGGGGACGCGCCCGGCCTGCCCACCACCCCGCTCTGGTACGAGGTGACGGTCCTCGCCGTCGCCGCGCTCCTCCTCGCCCTGAGCTACCACCCGGTGCGCAACATGATCTCCCGAAGCCAGATCATGAACCGTTCCTTCGACCCGCTCCATCTCGTCAACACCTACGGCGCGTTCGGCAGCGTCAGCCGGATCCGCTACGAGGTGGTGGTCGAGGGCACCTCGGACGACGTGCCGCGCCGGGACTCCGAGTGGAGGGAGTACGAGTTCAAGGGCAAGCCGGGTGATCCACGGCGCTGGCCGCGCCTGTTCGCGCCCTACCATCTGCGTCTGGACTGGATGATGTGGTTCGCCGCGCTGTCCCCGGCCTATGCCGGGGCGTGGTTCGGCACGATGGTCGAACGGCTCCTGGAGAACGACCCCGCCACGCTGAGGCTGTTGCGCCGCTCCCCGTTCCCGGCGGACTCCCCGCCCCGCTTCGTCCGCGCCCGGCTGTTCCGGTACCAGTACACGACGTGGCGGGAGCTGCGAGCGACGGGAGCGTGCTGGGAACGGACGTACGTAAGGGAATATCTGCCACCGACACGGCTGACCGGGACGGTTCAGAGGCCGTAG